The sequence below is a genomic window from Denitratisoma sp. DHT3.
GCGCTGCTCTCCAAGGCCGCCGCCTGAGCGCCCTGAGCGTGATTGGCTCGCGACCGGCCTGCGCATCTGCCTGGCGCTGGCGCTGTGCCTGTATCTGGCCCTGGCCAGGGCCGGCAGCATCGAGCCGATGAAGGCCGCGCTCTTGCCGACGGACGAAGGCTATGCGCTGTCGGCGGAATTCGCCATCGACCTGGGGCCGCGCATCGAGGAAGCGCTCAGCCACGGCATCGCCCTGTACTTCAACCTCGAACTGGAACTGAACCGGCCGCGCAAATACTGGCTGGACGAGCACATCGGCGGCCATTCCCTGACCTACCGGCTCTCCTACAATCCGTTGATGCGGCAGTACCGCCTGTCGACCGGCCCGCTGCAGCAGACCAACTTTCCCACCCTGGAACAGGCCCTGCGCGCGCTCGGCCGCATCGCGGCGCTGCCGGTGCTGGAAAAGGGCCGCCTCAAGACCGGGGAAACCTATCAGGCCAGCCTGCGCCTGGCGCTGGACCGCAGCCTGTTGCCCAAGCCCTTTCAACTCGACGCCCTGGCCAGCCGCGACTGGCAGGTGGATGCCAAGGTCCTGCACTGGCAGTTCCAGGCGGCGGAGGCCGGCAAATGAGAGTGCTGGCCATCGTGGCGACGGCGGCGGCGGCGATCCTGCTGTTCCTGCTCAGCGCCGCCAGCGCCAATACCGACCTGTTCGCCCGCCAT
It includes:
- a CDS encoding DUF4390 domain-containing protein, translated to MTAFITRCSPRPPPERPERDWLATGLRICLALALCLYLALARAGSIEPMKAALLPTDEGYALSAEFAIDLGPRIEEALSHGIALYFNLELELNRPRKYWLDEHIGGHSLTYRLSYNPLMRQYRLSTGPLQQTNFPTLEQALRALGRIAALPVLEKGRLKTGETYQASLRLALDRSLLPKPFQLDALASRDWQVDAKVLHWQFQAAEAGK